In the Nocardioides marmotae genome, GCCACGACGCGGCCGAGCCGGGTGTCGATGCCCTTGCGGACCTCCGCCATCCCGCCGCGGCCGAGCAGCTCGCCGAGCTCGTAGCGCCCGCCGACGACCGGACCGGTCACCGGTCCTCCTCCTCGGTCGGGGACGGCTCGCCCGACGCCTGCGAGGGCGGGCTGCTGCTGGCCTGGGTGGGGGAGCTGGGTGCCGTGGGGGTCGGCGGGGTGCTCGTGGTCGGCTCCTCGGTCGGGCCCTCGGGGGAGGACGGCTCCTGCGTGGGGGCCTCGGTGGTGGTCGGCTCGGGCGACGGAGCCTCGGTGGTGGGCTCCTCGGTGGGGGCCTCGGTCGTCGGCTCGGGGGTGGGCTCCGGAGCCGGCTCGGGGCCCCAGAACTGCACCGTCACCAGCTCGCCCTCGTCCAGGCGGCCGGAGGGGTCGACGGAGGTGACCAGGCCGGGCGTCCGGCCGCCGGGGTTGGCGACCTCGTCGGTCCGCACGCGCAGGCGGGCGCGGGTGAGCTCGCGGCGCACCTCGTCGACCGGCCGGTCGAGGTAGTCGTCCTCGTCGATGGTCACGGTCCCGGCCGAGACCGAGGGGGTGTCGTCGGGGTCGTCGTCGCCGCGGCCGCCGAGTGCGAGCGCGGCCACGATCCCGGCGACGACCAGGACGGCGACGAGCAGCCCGACGACCAGGGCCCTGCGGCGGCGGGTCGCTGCGGCCTCGTCGGCCTCGGCGCCGGTCTCGTCCGCGAGCGCGGTGGCGCCGGTGGGCGCGACGGTCGTGGCCTCGGCGGGCAGGGGGGCCGCCACGGCGGTCCGGGAGAGGACCTCGGTCTGCTCGGCCGCGCCCGGCGCGGTGAACAGCTCGGTCGAGGGGTCGCGGAGCGCGGCGGCGAACGCCGAGGCGTCGGCGTACCGGTCGGCGGGGTCCTTGGCCATCGCCCGGTGCACCACCGCCGCGAGGTCGGCGGGCACGGAGTCCGGCAGGTCCGGGACGGGGTCGTTGAGGTGCGCCAACGCGGTGGCGACGGGGGAGTCGGCCTGGAAGGGGCGGTGGCCGGCGAGCATCTCGAAGGCCACCACGCCGAGGGCGTAGACGTCCGAGGCCGGGGTGGCGGTGTTGCCGCGGGCCTGCTCGGGCGAGAGGTACTGCGGGGTGCCCATCACCTGGCCGGTCTGGGTCATCCCGATGCCGTCGGCGGCCCGGGCGATGCCGAAGTCGGTGATCTTGACGACCCGGTCCGGGGTGACGAGGAGGTTGGCCGGCTTGATGTCGCGGTGGACGATCCCCGCGGCGTGGGCCGCACCGACCGCGTCGGCGACCTGGACGAGCAGGTGCCGGACCGCGTCGGGGTCCAGCGGCTGGCCCTCGCGCAGCAGCGCCGAGAGCGGCTGGCCGTCGACGAGCTCCATGACGAGGTAGGGCCGGGGGACGCCCGAGCCGTCGGCGGGCGCGGCCTCGCCGAAGTCGTAGACGGCCGCGACGCCGGGGTGGTGCAGGGAGGCGGCGTGCCGCGCCTCGGTCTCGAAGCGGGAGCGGAACGTCGCGTCGTCGGCGTACTCGTGCTTGAGCAGCTTGACGGCGACCTCGCGGCCCAGCGTGGTGTCGGTGGCGCGCCACACCTCGCCCATGCCGCCGGTCGCGATCCGGCTCTCGAGGCGGTAGCGGCGGGCGTCGTCGGCGTAGCGGGGCTCGGGGGCGCCGAAGGTCACGGTCGGGTCGCTCACTGGCGGATCACCGCCTCCATCACGGCCTTGGCGATCGGTCCGCCGAGGGTGCCGCCGGCGATCTCGGAGCGGGAGATGTCGGCGTTCTCGATGACCACGGCCACCGCGACGTCCTCGTCGGGGGCGAAGGAGACGAACCAGGCGTACGGCGGGCGGTCGGGGTCGCCGCTCTGCGCGGTGCCGGTCTTGCCCGCGACCTCGACGCCCTGGATGGCGGCCGGGGCGGCGGTGCCGTTCTCGACGGTGGCCACCATCAGCTCGGTCACCTCGTCGGCGGTCTGCGGCTTGACCGCCTGGGACAGCTCCCGCGCGGGGGTCTTGTCGAGCACCTCGTAGTCGGCCGACTGGACCTCGTCCACGACGTAGGGCCGCATGACCACGCCACCGTTGGCGATGCCCGCGACGACCATCGCCATCTGCAGCGGTGTCGCGCGCACCTCGAACTGGCCGATGCCGGTCTGACCCAGCTCGGCGGCGTTGAGCTTGTCGGGGTAGACCGACTCGGCCTGGGGCCGCAGGTCCTCGAGGTACTCACTGTTGAAGCCGAACGCCTCGGCGGTCTCCAGCATCCGCTCCGCGCCGACCTCGCCCGCGAGCGCCGCGAAGGTCGTGTTGCACGACTGCTCCATGGCCTGGGTGAACGGAATCCGGTCGGTGCCGCAGGCCCGGCCCTCGTTGTCGATCAGGCCGCTCTCGCCGCGGGTGAGGGGCAGCTGGTAGCTCGCGCCGCCCGGGACGAGGTCGTCGGCGGTGTAGAGGCCGGCCTCGATCGCCGCCGCGGCGGTCAGGACCTTGAACGTCGAGCCCGGCGGCAGCGTGGTCTGGATGGCCCGGTTGAGCAGGGGCTTGGCCGGGTCGTCGTTGAGCCGCGTCCACGTCTCGCGGACCTCGGTGAAGTCGTGGGAGGAGAGGTTGTTGGGGTCGTAGGTCGGCAGGGAGACCATGGCGAGCACCTTGCCGCTGCTCGGCTGCAGGGCCACCACCGACCCGCGGGTGCCGGGGCCCAGCGCGCTCAGCCCGTCGTACGCCGCGTCCTGGGCGGCGGCGTCGAGGGTCAGCTGGACGTTGCCGCCCTCGGAGTCGTCGTTGCTGACCAGGTCGACGAGCCGGGTGACGAAGAGCCGGGAGTCCTCCCCGGAGAGCACGTCGTTCTGCGAGCGCTCGATGCCGGAGGCGCCGTAGGTGTAGGAGAAGAAGCCGGTCACCGGGGCGTACTTGAACGGCTGGGGGTAGGTGCGCAGGAACTCGAACTGGTCGTCGACCGGCTTGCTGATCGCCACCGAGTCGCGCCCGACGAGGATCGCCCCGCGCTCGCGGGAGTACGCCGCGTCGATCACCCGCCGGTTGCGCGGGTCGTCGTTGAGGTCGCCGGCGGCCTGGTACTGCAGGTAGGTCGCGTTGACCATCAGCGCCAGGAAGAGCAGCAGGCAGAAGATCGAGATGGTCCGGATCGGCTTGTTCATCGTCATGACAGGCGTACCACCTGGGTGGTCTCGGCGTCCGCGGCCCCGTCGCCGGCATCGTCGGTCGCCGAGGGCGCCGGGCGGCGGGCCATGTCGGAGATGCGCAGGACGAGCGCGATGATCACCCAGTTCGCCACCAGCGAGGAGCCGCCGTAGGAGAGGAACGGGGTGGTCAGGCCGGTGAGCGGGATCAGCCGGGTGACGCCGCCGACGACCACGAAGACCTGGAGCGCGAAGACGCTCGCCAGGCCGGTGGCGACCAGCTTGCCGAAGCCGTCGCGGCAGATGAGGGCGGCGCGCAGCGCGCGCTCGACGATGAGGCCGTAGAGCAGCAGCACGGCGATGACGCCGGTGAGGCCGAGCTCCTCGCCGATGGCGCCGATGATGAAGTCCGACTCGGCGTAGGGGATCCGCTCGGGGCTGCCCTCGCCGAAGCCGCGGCCCAGCAGGCCGCCCCAGGCCATCCCGAAGATCGACTCGACCAGCTGGAAGCCCTGGTCGCTGGTGCCCTCGCCGTAGTAGGCGAACGGGTCGATCCAGATGTCGACGCGGGTGCGGACGTGGCCGAAGAGGCGCCAGGCCATGAGCGCGCCGCCGAGGAACAGCGTGGTGCCGACCACCAGCCAGCCGGGCCGCTCGGTGGCGACGTAGAGCATGACGAGGAACAGGCCGAAGAACAGCAGGCTGGAGCCGAGGTCGCGCTGGAAGACCAGGATGCCGAGGCTGATCAGCCACATCGCGAGGACCGGCCCGAGGTCGCGGCCGCGCGGGAGGTCGACCACGAGCAGCCGGCGGCCCGCGAGCGCCAGCGCGTCGCGGTGCAGGACGAGGTAGCCGGCGAAGGCGATGACGAGCAGCACCTTTGCGACCTCGCCGGGCTGGAAGCTGAACGGCCCGACGCCGATCCAGATCCGCGCGCCGTTGATCGTCTTGCCCAGGCCCGGCACCAGCGGCAGCAGCAGCAGCGCGATGGCGGCCAGCCCGCTGGTGTAGGTGAACCGGGCCAGCACCCGGTGGTCGCGGAGCACGATGAGCGTCCCGACGAAGAGCACCACGCCGAGGGTCATCCAGGTCAGCTGCTGACGCGCGAAGGTCGTGCCGTCGGCCAGGTCGAGGCGGTGGATCACCGCCAGGCCGAGCCCGTTGAGGGCGGCGACGACCGGCAGGAGCACCGGGTCGGCGTACGGCGCCACGAAGCGGATCACCACGTGGGCGGCGACCACGAGGCCGGCCAGCCACCCGCCGTACCCGAGCAGGTCGACGGGGATCTCGCCGTCGACGCCGAGGCCGACGGCGGCGTACGCCCCGATGCCCACCGCGAGGGCGAGCACGAGCAGGAACAGCTCCGCGCCCCGTCGGCGGCGGTGGACGAAGCCCATGATCGCGCCCTGCTGACCGGCGGCCATCAGCGCGACTCCGGTGCCACGCCGGTGCCCGAGACCGGGCCGGGCGGCGCCGGCCGGACGCTCGCCCGGGCGGTGGCCTGCTCCGTGGCGGCCGGGGTGGCCTCCTGGCTTGCCTGCTGGGTCGCCCCGTCGGTCGGGTCGCCCGTGGGGTCGTCGGCCGGGTCGGTCGGGTCGTCGGAGGTGGCGTCGGTCGGGGCGTCGGACTGCCGGGCGGCGAGGTTGTCGACCGCGCGGCGGGCGTCGTCGAGGTCGCCGACCTCGATCCCCTCCTGCACCTTGCCGGCGTCGAAGTCCGAGAGCCGGTCGAGCTCGACGTCGGTGGTCTCGTAGGGCTCGTTCAGCGACACGCCCGGCAGGTCGGTGTTGAGGCCGCGGAAGATGACGACCGTGCCGTCCTCCTCGCCGACGAAGTACTGGTCCTGGCTCCATGCCCAGGCCGCGGCGGCGGTCATCCAGAGCACGCCGCCGAGCACGAGCAGGCCGAAGAGCGGGCGCAGCCAGGCCAGGCGGCGCGGCGGCCGCGGGGCGTAGCGGGCGGC is a window encoding:
- a CDS encoding serine/threonine-protein kinase, translated to MSDPTVTFGAPEPRYADDARRYRLESRIATGGMGEVWRATDTTLGREVAVKLLKHEYADDATFRSRFETEARHAASLHHPGVAAVYDFGEAAPADGSGVPRPYLVMELVDGQPLSALLREGQPLDPDAVRHLLVQVADAVGAAHAAGIVHRDIKPANLLVTPDRVVKITDFGIARAADGIGMTQTGQVMGTPQYLSPEQARGNTATPASDVYALGVVAFEMLAGHRPFQADSPVATALAHLNDPVPDLPDSVPADLAAVVHRAMAKDPADRYADASAFAAALRDPSTELFTAPGAAEQTEVLSRTAVAAPLPAEATTVAPTGATALADETGAEADEAAATRRRRALVVGLLVAVLVVAGIVAALALGGRGDDDPDDTPSVSAGTVTIDEDDYLDRPVDEVRRELTRARLRVRTDEVANPGGRTPGLVTSVDPSGRLDEGELVTVQFWGPEPAPEPTPEPTTEAPTEEPTTEAPSPEPTTTEAPTQEPSSPEGPTEEPTTSTPPTPTAPSSPTQASSSPPSQASGEPSPTEEEDR
- a CDS encoding peptidoglycan D,D-transpeptidase FtsI family protein → MNKPIRTISIFCLLLFLALMVNATYLQYQAAGDLNDDPRNRRVIDAAYSRERGAILVGRDSVAISKPVDDQFEFLRTYPQPFKYAPVTGFFSYTYGASGIERSQNDVLSGEDSRLFVTRLVDLVSNDDSEGGNVQLTLDAAAQDAAYDGLSALGPGTRGSVVALQPSSGKVLAMVSLPTYDPNNLSSHDFTEVRETWTRLNDDPAKPLLNRAIQTTLPPGSTFKVLTAAAAIEAGLYTADDLVPGGASYQLPLTRGESGLIDNEGRACGTDRIPFTQAMEQSCNTTFAALAGEVGAERMLETAEAFGFNSEYLEDLRPQAESVYPDKLNAAELGQTGIGQFEVRATPLQMAMVVAGIANGGVVMRPYVVDEVQSADYEVLDKTPARELSQAVKPQTADEVTELMVATVENGTAAPAAIQGVEVAGKTGTAQSGDPDRPPYAWFVSFAPDEDVAVAVVIENADISRSEIAGGTLGGPIAKAVMEAVIRQ
- a CDS encoding FtsW/RodA/SpoVE family cell cycle protein is translated as MAAGQQGAIMGFVHRRRRGAELFLLVLALAVGIGAYAAVGLGVDGEIPVDLLGYGGWLAGLVVAAHVVIRFVAPYADPVLLPVVAALNGLGLAVIHRLDLADGTTFARQQLTWMTLGVVLFVGTLIVLRDHRVLARFTYTSGLAAIALLLLPLVPGLGKTINGARIWIGVGPFSFQPGEVAKVLLVIAFAGYLVLHRDALALAGRRLLVVDLPRGRDLGPVLAMWLISLGILVFQRDLGSSLLFFGLFLVMLYVATERPGWLVVGTTLFLGGALMAWRLFGHVRTRVDIWIDPFAYYGEGTSDQGFQLVESIFGMAWGGLLGRGFGEGSPERIPYAESDFIIGAIGEELGLTGVIAVLLLYGLIVERALRAALICRDGFGKLVATGLASVFALQVFVVVGGVTRLIPLTGLTTPFLSYGGSSLVANWVIIALVLRISDMARRPAPSATDDAGDGAADAETTQVVRLS